The DNA region GCCCCTGCCACGCTCACCAGCATCAACAAGATGATGTGGATACCGCGGTCATTGGTCTTCCCTGATGTCCATGTCACAACCAAGGAGACTAGGAAGGTTGCGATCCACACGGGGGCCGTGATGAGCAGGGTCTCGATATTACCGTAGCCCAGTGTTTGCACAATGGTCGGGAAGAAGTACTGGAAATTCTGCGACAACAGCGACGTGTGCTGCAACAGGGTAAACAAATAGATACGTGGGTCCGTCAGCACTAATCGAAGCGCTTCTGAAATATTTCCGGCCCCCGTGTCATCCGCCTCGCCAGCGTCATGAATCAGTCGCCATTGGGCGTAGGcttgttcctcttcatccaGCCATGATGTGTTTGCCGGATAGTTGGGAAGGGAAATCCTGCAATGTGAGGACGGACACTAACAACATGACAGGGACGATCACTTACGAGGATAGAAGGGATATTCCGACTGTGATGCAGCCTTCTATGATAAACAGCCATCGCCATCCGGTGATCCCATGCGCCCCATCCAGATTCCCGAGAACGCCTGCCCCGATCAACCCACCAAATGCATTGGCGAGAGAGCTGCCGGCATAGAACCAGGCAATTCGATGACCCAACTGCCCACATTAGTCCCGATCACTTTCATTGCGTGTTTGGCAAACAAACCTCTTGCCGGGTATACCAACTCGACCTGTTCAGTCAGTCTCTGAGTTGTAACGGGTTTTGACAGTGACTTACATCAGCATCACGGCTCCAGGGAAGAATGGTGCCTCAACAAATCCCAGAAAGAACCGGGCCACCACCAACCCCGTGAACGAAGTTACTGCCGCTTGACAGGCCGAGATGACTCCCCAGATGGCCATGGAGATGCCCAGGAAAAGCGACGGTCGGATCTTTGTCAGAAGCAAATTCGACGGCAGCTGCATGAGGAGGTAACCGACAAAGAGGATGCTTGTCGCTAGATTATAGTCGGTCCCCTTCATTCCCAGGTCCTTCTCGAGAGTACCAAGACGTGCTTGCGACAAGTTACTGCTCACGTCAGCCGCTGCATATTCCGATAAGAAAGCTTGTTGCGCACTTTCGATCCAAGAAATTTAACAGATACATCAGCACTAGGAACGGCAGCAGATGCCAGTCGACCTTGCGCAACACCTTCCGGGTCATTCGCTGGTGCCATTCCGGCCCTTTGGCGGCATAGGCCTGGTACAAGATATCTTGCTCTGTCTGGTCATCTTTTGTCCCACGGTACTCCACGAACTCTTCGGTTGTCTTGTCCATGGTGCTCGTGCTCGTCGACAATGACCCCGTGGTTTCCCAGAGCCGCCATTCTCAGGCTTTATAGCAACCATGTTGATCGACATCGACAGCTCGTGTGCGGGGCATTTCCGAATGAGGGGAATCGACCCCAGCTTGACAGAATCTGGGGAAAACGTGTGGGGTGAACATTCGGTGTATCGTTCACCGAGCTGCATTGATCACGGGTTTTCATTCTGAATCTGGCCCGGGATAGATGTGCATGGTTGCATTGGCGCTAGGTCTCGGAAATGCTCTTCCATGCTGCCAGGGGTGCTGTACCGTACCATTTGCGCGTGGACAACAAGGGTCATAGTAGGTAAGGGATGGAACGGTTAGGGCACGAAACTGTCGAGGACTTGATAATGGGCGTTCTAGACAAAACTCCCATACCGAGTACAGTCCTAGATGCCCCCGGAATCGGAGCACTGTTTCCGGTACGCGATCTGCACCGCCACATAACGACGTCATCAGCCACGAGTGGCCGTGCACCTAGTTCTTTGACGTCATCTACCGAGGGGTACTACTCTACTCTACTTTGTGTAGTCTGTACTGACTATGTATACAGCATGGCTAACTTGATATACCCCTGGGTACATATATCGCTCTGCCAATGTACAACGTGCTATTCATAGCATCTGATATCACCGATGATCGGTCCTAGCAAGATAAAGTTGAAATGACGATGAGATCCGGTTGTGGCGATTCCCGCATGCGAATCACACCTTGACTTGAAGTGGAGTGCAATCTCCCGTAAGGTTCAGGAAGTCGATTCTCTGGTACGGAAAcggagggaagaaaaggggCGTTCCAAAGCTATATAAAGGCCTCGTCCGGTCCTGTTCCTGCCTTTTCAACAACCATCCTCTTCTATATCTACCTCCTTCAGAGATACTCATATTCACGGCATACTACCACCATGGACAAGCTTTCCGGTCTCGCATCCAAGCTCGGCGGCAAGGGCCAGAGCAACCAGCAgggcggcagcagcagcggtggCTCTGGCAACCAGGAAGACTACGTCGACAAGGGTGTGTTCTACCTAGACGAGTCCATGAAAGCATTCAATGCTAATGACCACAGGTCTCGACTCTGTTGAAAAGAAGTTTGGCGCCGACCCGTCCAAGCTGCGGGACACCAACGAAAAGGTCACTGACGCCGGTCGCCAGCAGTTTGAGAGCCGGACTGGGTAAGTGGTTCATGCTGTTAGACTCCGATTGCACTTTCTAATACCTCGTCAACAGCAAGCACGTTCCGGAAAAGTTCTCCAACTAAATCGGATCTCTTCGTTTTACCATAATGGCGTTTTGGAAGGATAGCTGGATTATATAATGGATTAATTGTGTCAGAAGACCGACACGGTTATGCATATAATGAATGTTGAACGTCTTTGAATCGGATATAGCCATCGATTTCAGTAGTCTTATAGTATTTAATTCCTCGCCCAGCAGAAGATACTTGATGAAACATGCA from Aspergillus chevalieri M1 DNA, chromosome 2, nearly complete sequence includes:
- a CDS encoding uncharacterized protein (COG:G;~EggNog:ENOG410PK1X;~InterPro:IPR020846,IPR011701,IPR036259;~TransMembrane:4 (i47-64o90-110i117-136o142-163i);~antiSMASH:Cluster_2.1;~go_function: GO:0022857 - transmembrane transporter activity [Evidence IEA];~go_process: GO:0055085 - transmembrane transport [Evidence IEA]); this translates as MDKTTEEFVEYRGTKDDQTEQDILYQAYAAKGPEWHQRMTRKVLRKVDWHLLPFLVLMYLLNFLDRNNLSQARLGTLEKDLGMKGTDYNLATSILFVGYLLMQLPSNLLLTKIRPSLFLGISMAIWGVISACQAAVTSFTGLVVARFFLGFVEAPFFPGAVMLMSSWYTRQEVCLPNTQ
- a CDS encoding uncharacterized protein (COG:S;~EggNog:ENOG410PZJX;~antiSMASH:Cluster_2.1); the encoded protein is MDKLSGLASKLGGKGQSNQQGGSSSGGSGNQEDYVDKGLDSVEKKFGADPSKLRDTNEKVTDAGRQQFESRTG
- a CDS encoding putative MFS transporter (COG:G;~EggNog:ENOG410PK1X;~InterPro:IPR011701,IPR036259;~SMCOG1106:major facilitator transporter;~TransMembrane:5 (o90-109i121-139o145-167i179-199o211-231i);~antiSMASH:Cluster_2.1;~go_function: GO:0022857 - transmembrane transporter activity [Evidence IEA];~go_process: GO:0055085 - transmembrane transport [Evidence IEA]) gives rise to the protein MLISLPNYPANTSWLDEEEQAYAQWRLIHDAGEADDTGAGNISEALRLVLTDPRIYLFTLLQHTSLLSQNFQYFFPTIVQTLGYGNIETLLITAPVWIATFLVSLVVTWTSGKTNDRGIHIILLMLVSVAGAIICTATTNIGARFFAMFLMPMGAVSAYQIIIAWIANSFPRPLVKRSAAIAIANMLGNTASIYGSYMWPSSSGPRYIPGGSATAGVALLVAVLATVIRMVHARMNLQLQEQEESNESGENTPQHPVGFRYIL